GCCGAAGATTGAACAATCATCGGGAATGATTTAGATAGCACATACTGAGGAAGTCGACGACGAATCCCTGTGGTGAAAATTCTGTCAGCGAGTAGTTCCCCCAGACTTCGAGAGCAAAACCGCGTCGAAAACATCAAATTGAGTTCCTAGATCCGATTGCAATGATCTTCCACCTCATGAAGCTTGATTCTCCATCATTGCCATCATTTTCCAGACCTCGATCCGATGCGACCGGTTGTTGCCCATAACAGGGCTGGGATAACAACTTACGGGCATGCCGAGGACGGTCTTCTCGGCCTGGTTAACGTCACCCTTGGCCATGTTGACGGCTGTGAAGGACGAAAACTAAGAAAGAAGCGAAGAGAGGAGATGGGGTTGAGTGTCAAGGAAGAACAGGACACTTCAAAGAGGAtgggaggagaaaaaagaggaaggggaacgggaagggaaagggaggaaagaaaaatagCGAGCGAAGGGCTCTTGTAAGCGGGCGGAAGCGAGTGGAGCCGCTAGGACGCTCTGGGAAAATTCTGGTTTGCTGGCCTCAAAGCGTAacagggaaaaaaaaatttcgCAGCAATTTTTATCCTTTTGCCAGCGGACAACCGGCCAgcgaaagagaaaaaaaaagaaaattcGGAACCGGGCGCTAATGATGGCCCAGGCAACGAGAGCCGATAATTCCCGATCTACCAGAAGCATgcattgtactccgtactctgtactaaTAACACAGAATGCATAACACTGTGTCACTTGCGCTTGACAATAATTACTCTGCAAAATTTTCTTAATTACAACGATGCTCTTCTTGGAACAGGCTTGACCAATAATTCATAACTAACAATATGAGGATGAATCCATTTTGGTTAACTGAAGGTGTCTCCCCTGTACCTTTCTCCGTATTCTTCACCGTTTCCCCGTCACTAAGCCAACCGTAACCCGGAGAGCCTCCGCCCAGTCGCCCACAGTCAGTCTCTTCACGGGGAACGTATCTCCTAACCTTAGCCTCAAGGATTTCTATTCTGGTCTTGTCCCGAGTCCGATGACAAAATTTTCTTTGTTAGCCACCCGTCAGTAATCTTTTGTAGGTCCCATAAATGCGGATAGAAGATATAGATGACTTCACAGTCCAGATACCAGATACCCCAGTAAATTTTCTTGGGTGGTAGGACACTCCATTAATCCACTGTATCAAGCTGGTCATATGCATCACTACTTTCCGGCGCTCAGTGCCGCGGATGTACAAAGCACTATCTGTCTACGACATCTTTCCTAGAATGGATAGTTATCTTCAAGCAATGTCATTGACGTACCCTGCGATTGAGCTTAGCGAATTCTCTCAAAATGCATTGTCAGAATGCCATCTGTAGAAAAATACTTAGCAATGAGATTGATCCGGTTCATCTGAAGAAACTGCACTGTTTCTCGCATACCTGAGCTTTGACAGGACAGTTGGGGTACCTATAGCATCCACTCTGTTTCGGGAGGTCAAAGCTGCTTGACTAGTCCAGCATTTTCCGACGAGAATCAATAGGGATTGTATAACCATCACTCGGTAGATACATAGATAGGTAAAATCGCTCCTTTTTGCAAAAATGAATATCCCTCTTATGGAATACCTTCCCAGTAAGGTTCGGTTTCTCAGGCCTATGCGCCTCACTTTTTCAAGCTAGCCTCTGTTCCTAGTTGCTCTTGGAAAAGAGTAGGAAGACCCGCACAACATGGGGGCAATCTTTTACCAATTCTACTATGATCGATTTCTACTCCAAATGTTGCATATGGGACTTCAATCTTTTCCTGTGGCACATCCTCTGATAGGTAATGATAGGTACTTTCTTGGAAATGTCTCGAACAGTGCCAGTCAAATCAGATTGTATGAAGCGCTGCGAAGTATAATATCTACAATTCAAGTGTAGTATCAGGTTTGCCTCAACTCGAAACTCTAATACTCGAATGCCAGTAAGAACATCGATACGTCGCGATGTTCAAGCCATCCAGACTAGACGCAGTTGCGGCCGTTGTGAAACTTCCACGGAAAGGGGACCAGGCCTGAAAGATCGAAGGAAAACGAGAAGCCTCTGAACCTCACTGTAAGTGTTTTCACTATGACAAACCAGCCATTTCCGGCAACCGCAAGTGGTATTTATAAGACAAAACATCAGCTCCAACAAAAGCCACACATCAATGCTTCTTGgacctctttctcttcttcctcctgggCTCCCCTTCCCGGATATCCACTTTGTCTCCATCGTCTGCTTGCTCCGCATTACCCACAGGCTTTTCACTGCCGAAGCTGAAGACAGGACCCTCCTCATTGCCAAAGGTTTCCTTGCGCCATTGCCTCAGACGAGCCTTCTTGCCGAGTTTCTTCTGGTCCCTGCGTTTCTTCTCCGGGTCACGGAAGGAGGCGAGCTTCTTTAGACCCGCAAACTGGTTCAGCTGTGCATCATCAGCCATAAGAATGTCCCGCGCGGTCAACCCGAAGCTTTGAGGCGAGGTCTCGCGGTAACGGAAGCGAGTCGTGTTCTTCTTGGTGGCGCCAGGTAGAAGAGAAATGTCGAGATCTAGGTTGCGATCGATTGCCTCCTCGATGCGGAGGCGGTCCTTGCGGGCTTCCCGCTTCTGATCCCGCCTCTCTTGAGCtttgctcttcttgttcgtgtcttcagcatcatcctccatctcgacATCAGAATCCTCCAATGCCGGCTTgggttcctcctcatcaaaaTCAGGGACCAGATCTTTGATATCGATATCATCATCCCATGTAGGCTTCTTTGGACgtttcttcttgcgcttgccCTCGCCATCAGTACCAGAGGCGTCTTCCTCGGCGTAGTAGTCCTCGCCAAACCGTTTCTGCATTTCCTCTTCCCACTTGTCATCGTCCCAAGCCTCGTCCAAGAAGCGTGCCCAGTCCTCATCGGTAAATTTAGATGCTTGTAAGCCAGCGACTTCCTTGATCTTTTTGACCTTCTCCTGAAGttcttccatcttcaatTTGCGAAGACGGTTTTTCTCAGCTTCccgctgcttcttctcttcctcctttcgCTTGCGCTCAGCCTCACGCTGCTTCTTTCTAGCactcttttcctctcttcgAACAGACTGTTGGTTGGTCTTATCACGAGCGTGGGTCACCAGGGTCGCGTTCAGCTTGCTAGGGTCTTCAAAGCGGAAGTTGTATGCCTCCTCAAAGGCTTCTGCCcgctccaactcctcctcatcctcagacTCGAAAGGCTGCAGCTCGGATCTACCAGCTGGAATCCATGCCCTGGAAGACAAAAAGTTTGAGAGGAAGGTCTCCGGATCCTTGTCCGCATTCTCAACGTCCAGCTTAATTTCCTCCTTGGGTTCCGAGGCTGACTTGGTAGTGGATTTCGGAATCAGGAATCCCCCATCCTCGTCCTTATCCTCACCATTTTGATCAGCGGTGGCGTGCATCTCTTTGACAATAGCATTCTTTAGTTCCTCTTGTTCCTGAGCGTAGGTCTTCGGAGTGTCGGAGGtatcgtcttcttccagatTGGCACCGCTAAGAAGATTTTGCCGATGGTAGTCCCGGAGTGTCATGggcttttgctttttctctgtACTTCCCGTGTTTgcgttttcttcttcttcgtcgagGGCTGTGTAGAATTTGGTGTTCTTGTCGTAGACACGAGGATCTTTTGAGCGAATTGCGTTCAGTGTCGCCATAATTTCTGCATCAACGGCCGGCGTTACCAATTCCccatcttcgtcttcttcttcgtctgaCGACGACTCTTCCGAATCGTCGGAGTCATCTTCGTCACGATCATGGCGTTTCCCGAGCGCTGAAGTCTTTCCTAATTTTGACTCCACTGTAACAGATCTCAGACTGTGTTACCGAAACGGTCGTTGATCTAAGCAATGCAGACTTACATTTTTGCaactcttctcttttcttgttgTGTTCAAAACGGCGAGCATATTCTTCGTTGATCTTGAAGGCAGGCTCCGACTGATCGGTGATGGGAACTCCGCCAGATTCGTCTCCCGAATCGCTGGAGCTGTCATCGTCAAGAAGCTTGCGTGGTTTCTTCGCTGGAGGCTCCATCTTCGTCCAATTCAGGAAGGCAAAAATAAGAGACGATGAAACAAATATTCCGAGAGCCGCCGATTCAGCAGATTTGTGCAATGCTTTTTAATCAGAAAAAGTTGGAGTTACTggcagaaaaagaaaaaatatTCATCCGGTGCTCACCGCCTGCCATCCGCCCTGCACTGCCTTAGAACGCAGGCCAACAAAAAACGGAGCACTGACGTAGCCAATTAGATCATGGATGGGGCCGTTGACCCCAGATGGCTTGAAGAAAGAGTCCCAGGAGCTCTCTTCTCGACATGAGTATTTCTTTTGCTCACGTGTGTATTTACCCTATATGACTGGCCCTTTAAGTTATTGTTCTCAATATTTGGGGTCGTACTTTTCAATCTATCACACCATTACCGCTATCCGTATCGAATGTATGGCTGGGGATATTCGCTAGATGTCGACCCAGCCGCAGACCGCATTGTCCCAAGTTGGG
The DNA window shown above is from Aspergillus fumigatus Af293 chromosome 1, whole genome shotgun sequence and carries:
- a CDS encoding KRI1 family protein, which gives rise to MEPPAKKPRKLLDDDSSSDSGDESGGVPITDQSEPAFKINEEYARRFEHNKKREELQKLESKLGKTSALGKRHDRDEDDSDDSEESSSDEEEDEDGELVTPAVDAEIMATLNAIRSKDPRVYDKNTKFYTALDEEEENANTGSTEKKQKPMTLRDYHRQNLLSGANLEEDDTSDTPKTYAQEQEELKNAIVKEMHATADQNGEDKDEDGGFLIPKSTTKSASEPKEEIKLDVENADKDPETFLSNFLSSRAWIPAGRSELQPFESEDEEELERAEAFEEAYNFRFEDPSKLNATLVTHARDKTNQQSVRREEKSARKKQREAERKRKEEEKKQREAEKNRLRKLKMEELQEKVKKIKEVAGLQASKFTDEDWARFLDEAWDDDKWEEEMQKRFGEDYYAEEDASGTDGEGKRKKKRPKKPTWDDDIDIKDLVPDFDEEEPKPALEDSDVEMEDDAEDTNKKSKAQERRDQKREARKDRLRIEEAIDRNLDLDISLLPGATKKNTTRFRYRETSPQSFGLTARDILMADDAQLNQFAGLKKLASFRDPEKKRRDQKKLGKKARLRQWRKETFGNEEGPVFSFGSEKPVGNAEQADDGDKVDIREGEPRRKKRKRSKKH